In Quercus robur chromosome 11, dhQueRobu3.1, whole genome shotgun sequence, the following proteins share a genomic window:
- the LOC126706088 gene encoding RHOMBOID-like protein 10, chloroplastic isoform X4, with amino-acid sequence MVGSAFPQPLWFSVSEVGPAPTSLSLITTAGCFHLGHLLQHRVSHQLRLGFLFHSSSSCFFKKLSRLGHVPRLKDVWCEKDLQFKEFNFLQLSKDTLTATYSTCSSFFNGGETRKDFGNDRASHSKISSRNSFNGRRWTNILLAVNVLIFIAQTATQGQLLLWGAKINSLIDKGQFWRLVTSSFLHANIGHLMVNCYSLNSLGPSAENISGPRRFLAVYFASAISSSVMSYWFCKAPAVGASGAIFGLVGAVAVFATRHRQLVGRGKEDLQHIAQVIVLNMLGGFLGGAAASWLLGPSWKYESMSSDGRRIFADRAPIFYLIKKKREQK; translated from the exons ATGGTTGGTTCAGCTTTCCCACAACCATTGTGGTTCAGTGTATCGGAGGTGGGCCCCGCACCCACAAGCCTCAGTCTGATAACCACCGCAGGTTGTTTCCACCTCGGCCACCTTCTCCAACACCGTGTCAGTCACCAGCTCCGCCTCGGGTTTCTTTTTCATTCCTCCTCCTCTTGCTTCTTCAAG AAACTCTCTCGTCTTGGTCATGTGCCTAGATTGAAGGATGTGTGGTGTGAAAAAGACCTCCAATTCAAGGAATTTAATTTTCTTCAGTTATCAAAAGATACTTTGACAGCCACATACTCAACTTGTTCATCCTTCTTTAATGGGGGAGAAACTAGAAAGGACTTTGGAAATGATAGGGCATCTCACTCGAAGATATCAAGTAGAAATTCATTCAATGGAAGAAGATGGACCAATATTCTGCTTGCTGTTAATGTCTT AATTTTCATTGCACAAACTGCAACACAGGGGCAGCTACTATTATGGGGAGCTAAG ATAAATAGTCTCATTGACAAAGGACAATTCTGGAGGCTGGTCACTTCTTCATTTTTGCATGCTAACATTGGGCACCTAATG GTTAACTGTTATTCTCTGAATTCACTTGGTCCTAGCGCGGAGAACATCAGCGGTCCTAGGAGATTCCTTGCAGTTTACTTTGCCTCAGCAATTTCAA GTTCTGTGATGAGTTATTGGTTCTGCAAAGCGCCTGCAGTTGGCGCGTCAGGAGCAATCTTTGGATTA GTTGGAGCAGTTGCTGTATTTGCCACAAGGCATAGACAACTGGTTGGACGTGGCAAAGAAGATCTGCAACACATAGCACAGGTTATTGTTCTGAATATG TTAGGAGGCTTTCTTGGTGGAGCTGCTGCATCATGGCTTCTTGGTCCTTCATGGAAGTATGAGTCCATGTCAAGTGATGGTCGAAGAATTTTTGCTGACAGAGCGCCGATATTCTACCTCATCAAGAAGAAAAGGGAACAAAAGTGA
- the LOC126706088 gene encoding RHOMBOID-like protein 10, chloroplastic isoform X1 has translation MVGSAFPQPLWFSVSEVGPAPTSLSLITTAGCFHLGHLLQHRVSHQLRLGFLFHSSSSCFFKKLSRLGHVPRLKDVWCEKDLQFKEFNFLQLSKDTLTATYSTCSSFFNGGETRKDFGNDRASHSKISSRNSFNGRRWTNILLAVNVLIFIAQTATQGQLLLWGAKINSLIDKGQFWRLVTSSFLHANIGHLMVNCYSLNSLGPSAENISGPRRFLAVYFASAISSSVMSYWFCKAPAVGASGAIFGLCLIQVGAVAVFATRHRQLVGRGKEDLQHIAQVIVLNMVIGLFSKGIDNWGHLGGFLGGAAASWLLGPSWKYESMSSDGRRIFADRAPIFYLIKKKREQK, from the exons ATGGTTGGTTCAGCTTTCCCACAACCATTGTGGTTCAGTGTATCGGAGGTGGGCCCCGCACCCACAAGCCTCAGTCTGATAACCACCGCAGGTTGTTTCCACCTCGGCCACCTTCTCCAACACCGTGTCAGTCACCAGCTCCGCCTCGGGTTTCTTTTTCATTCCTCCTCCTCTTGCTTCTTCAAG AAACTCTCTCGTCTTGGTCATGTGCCTAGATTGAAGGATGTGTGGTGTGAAAAAGACCTCCAATTCAAGGAATTTAATTTTCTTCAGTTATCAAAAGATACTTTGACAGCCACATACTCAACTTGTTCATCCTTCTTTAATGGGGGAGAAACTAGAAAGGACTTTGGAAATGATAGGGCATCTCACTCGAAGATATCAAGTAGAAATTCATTCAATGGAAGAAGATGGACCAATATTCTGCTTGCTGTTAATGTCTT AATTTTCATTGCACAAACTGCAACACAGGGGCAGCTACTATTATGGGGAGCTAAG ATAAATAGTCTCATTGACAAAGGACAATTCTGGAGGCTGGTCACTTCTTCATTTTTGCATGCTAACATTGGGCACCTAATG GTTAACTGTTATTCTCTGAATTCACTTGGTCCTAGCGCGGAGAACATCAGCGGTCCTAGGAGATTCCTTGCAGTTTACTTTGCCTCAGCAATTTCAA GTTCTGTGATGAGTTATTGGTTCTGCAAAGCGCCTGCAGTTGGCGCGTCAGGAGCAATCTTTGGATTA TGTTTGATTCAGGTTGGAGCAGTTGCTGTATTTGCCACAAGGCATAGACAACTGGTTGGACGTGGCAAAGAAGATCTGCAACACATAGCACAGGTTATTGTTCTGAATATG GTTATTGGGCTATTTTCCAAAGGCATTGATAACTGGGGACAT TTAGGAGGCTTTCTTGGTGGAGCTGCTGCATCATGGCTTCTTGGTCCTTCATGGAAGTATGAGTCCATGTCAAGTGATGGTCGAAGAATTTTTGCTGACAGAGCGCCGATATTCTACCTCATCAAGAAGAAAAGGGAACAAAAGTGA
- the LOC126706088 gene encoding RHOMBOID-like protein 10, chloroplastic isoform X2, whose translation MVGSAFPQPLWFSVSEVGPAPTSLSLITTAGCFHLGHLLQHRVSHQLRLGFLFHSSSSCFFKKLSRLGHVPRLKDVWCEKDLQFKEFNFLQLSKDTLTATYSTCSSFFNGGETRKDFGNDRASHSKISSRNSFNGRRWTNILLAVNVLIFIAQTATQGQLLLWGAKINSLIDKGQFWRLVTSSFLHANIGHLMVNCYSLNSLGPSAENISGPRRFLAVYFASAISSSVMSYWFCKAPAVGASGAIFGLVGAVAVFATRHRQLVGRGKEDLQHIAQVIVLNMVIGLFSKGIDNWGHLGGFLGGAAASWLLGPSWKYESMSSDGRRIFADRAPIFYLIKKKREQK comes from the exons ATGGTTGGTTCAGCTTTCCCACAACCATTGTGGTTCAGTGTATCGGAGGTGGGCCCCGCACCCACAAGCCTCAGTCTGATAACCACCGCAGGTTGTTTCCACCTCGGCCACCTTCTCCAACACCGTGTCAGTCACCAGCTCCGCCTCGGGTTTCTTTTTCATTCCTCCTCCTCTTGCTTCTTCAAG AAACTCTCTCGTCTTGGTCATGTGCCTAGATTGAAGGATGTGTGGTGTGAAAAAGACCTCCAATTCAAGGAATTTAATTTTCTTCAGTTATCAAAAGATACTTTGACAGCCACATACTCAACTTGTTCATCCTTCTTTAATGGGGGAGAAACTAGAAAGGACTTTGGAAATGATAGGGCATCTCACTCGAAGATATCAAGTAGAAATTCATTCAATGGAAGAAGATGGACCAATATTCTGCTTGCTGTTAATGTCTT AATTTTCATTGCACAAACTGCAACACAGGGGCAGCTACTATTATGGGGAGCTAAG ATAAATAGTCTCATTGACAAAGGACAATTCTGGAGGCTGGTCACTTCTTCATTTTTGCATGCTAACATTGGGCACCTAATG GTTAACTGTTATTCTCTGAATTCACTTGGTCCTAGCGCGGAGAACATCAGCGGTCCTAGGAGATTCCTTGCAGTTTACTTTGCCTCAGCAATTTCAA GTTCTGTGATGAGTTATTGGTTCTGCAAAGCGCCTGCAGTTGGCGCGTCAGGAGCAATCTTTGGATTA GTTGGAGCAGTTGCTGTATTTGCCACAAGGCATAGACAACTGGTTGGACGTGGCAAAGAAGATCTGCAACACATAGCACAGGTTATTGTTCTGAATATG GTTATTGGGCTATTTTCCAAAGGCATTGATAACTGGGGACAT TTAGGAGGCTTTCTTGGTGGAGCTGCTGCATCATGGCTTCTTGGTCCTTCATGGAAGTATGAGTCCATGTCAAGTGATGGTCGAAGAATTTTTGCTGACAGAGCGCCGATATTCTACCTCATCAAGAAGAAAAGGGAACAAAAGTGA
- the LOC126706088 gene encoding RHOMBOID-like protein 10, chloroplastic isoform X6: MVGSAFPQPLWFSVSEVGPAPTSLSLITTAGCFHLGHLLQHRVSHQLRLGFLFHSSSSCFFKKLSRLGHVPRLKDVWCEKDLQFKEFNFLQLSKDTLTATYSTCSSFFNGGETRKDFGNDRASHSKISSRNSFNGRRWTNILLAVNVLIFIAQTATQGQLLLWGAKVNCYSLNSLGPSAENISGPRRFLAVYFASAISSSVMSYWFCKAPAVGASGAIFGLVGAVAVFATRHRQLVGRGKEDLQHIAQVIVLNMVIGLFSKGIDNWGHLGGFLGGAAASWLLGPSWKYESMSSDGRRIFADRAPIFYLIKKKREQK, translated from the exons ATGGTTGGTTCAGCTTTCCCACAACCATTGTGGTTCAGTGTATCGGAGGTGGGCCCCGCACCCACAAGCCTCAGTCTGATAACCACCGCAGGTTGTTTCCACCTCGGCCACCTTCTCCAACACCGTGTCAGTCACCAGCTCCGCCTCGGGTTTCTTTTTCATTCCTCCTCCTCTTGCTTCTTCAAG AAACTCTCTCGTCTTGGTCATGTGCCTAGATTGAAGGATGTGTGGTGTGAAAAAGACCTCCAATTCAAGGAATTTAATTTTCTTCAGTTATCAAAAGATACTTTGACAGCCACATACTCAACTTGTTCATCCTTCTTTAATGGGGGAGAAACTAGAAAGGACTTTGGAAATGATAGGGCATCTCACTCGAAGATATCAAGTAGAAATTCATTCAATGGAAGAAGATGGACCAATATTCTGCTTGCTGTTAATGTCTT AATTTTCATTGCACAAACTGCAACACAGGGGCAGCTACTATTATGGGGAGCTAAG GTTAACTGTTATTCTCTGAATTCACTTGGTCCTAGCGCGGAGAACATCAGCGGTCCTAGGAGATTCCTTGCAGTTTACTTTGCCTCAGCAATTTCAA GTTCTGTGATGAGTTATTGGTTCTGCAAAGCGCCTGCAGTTGGCGCGTCAGGAGCAATCTTTGGATTA GTTGGAGCAGTTGCTGTATTTGCCACAAGGCATAGACAACTGGTTGGACGTGGCAAAGAAGATCTGCAACACATAGCACAGGTTATTGTTCTGAATATG GTTATTGGGCTATTTTCCAAAGGCATTGATAACTGGGGACAT TTAGGAGGCTTTCTTGGTGGAGCTGCTGCATCATGGCTTCTTGGTCCTTCATGGAAGTATGAGTCCATGTCAAGTGATGGTCGAAGAATTTTTGCTGACAGAGCGCCGATATTCTACCTCATCAAGAAGAAAAGGGAACAAAAGTGA
- the LOC126706088 gene encoding RHOMBOID-like protein 10, chloroplastic isoform X5, translated as MVGSAFPQPLWFSVSEVGPAPTSLSLITTAGCFHLGHLLQHRVSHQLRLGFLFHSSSSCFFKKLSRLGHVPRLKDVWCEKDLQFKEFNFLQLSKDTLTATYSTCSSFFNGGETRKDFGNDRASHSKISSRNSFNGRRWTNILLAVNVLIFIAQTATQGQLLLWGAKVNCYSLNSLGPSAENISGPRRFLAVYFASAISSSVMSYWFCKAPAVGASGAIFGLCLIQVGAVAVFATRHRQLVGRGKEDLQHIAQVIVLNMVIGLFSKGIDNWGHLGGFLGGAAASWLLGPSWKYESMSSDGRRIFADRAPIFYLIKKKREQK; from the exons ATGGTTGGTTCAGCTTTCCCACAACCATTGTGGTTCAGTGTATCGGAGGTGGGCCCCGCACCCACAAGCCTCAGTCTGATAACCACCGCAGGTTGTTTCCACCTCGGCCACCTTCTCCAACACCGTGTCAGTCACCAGCTCCGCCTCGGGTTTCTTTTTCATTCCTCCTCCTCTTGCTTCTTCAAG AAACTCTCTCGTCTTGGTCATGTGCCTAGATTGAAGGATGTGTGGTGTGAAAAAGACCTCCAATTCAAGGAATTTAATTTTCTTCAGTTATCAAAAGATACTTTGACAGCCACATACTCAACTTGTTCATCCTTCTTTAATGGGGGAGAAACTAGAAAGGACTTTGGAAATGATAGGGCATCTCACTCGAAGATATCAAGTAGAAATTCATTCAATGGAAGAAGATGGACCAATATTCTGCTTGCTGTTAATGTCTT AATTTTCATTGCACAAACTGCAACACAGGGGCAGCTACTATTATGGGGAGCTAAG GTTAACTGTTATTCTCTGAATTCACTTGGTCCTAGCGCGGAGAACATCAGCGGTCCTAGGAGATTCCTTGCAGTTTACTTTGCCTCAGCAATTTCAA GTTCTGTGATGAGTTATTGGTTCTGCAAAGCGCCTGCAGTTGGCGCGTCAGGAGCAATCTTTGGATTA TGTTTGATTCAGGTTGGAGCAGTTGCTGTATTTGCCACAAGGCATAGACAACTGGTTGGACGTGGCAAAGAAGATCTGCAACACATAGCACAGGTTATTGTTCTGAATATG GTTATTGGGCTATTTTCCAAAGGCATTGATAACTGGGGACAT TTAGGAGGCTTTCTTGGTGGAGCTGCTGCATCATGGCTTCTTGGTCCTTCATGGAAGTATGAGTCCATGTCAAGTGATGGTCGAAGAATTTTTGCTGACAGAGCGCCGATATTCTACCTCATCAAGAAGAAAAGGGAACAAAAGTGA
- the LOC126706088 gene encoding RHOMBOID-like protein 10, chloroplastic isoform X7, with translation MVGSAFPQPLWFSVSEVGPAPTSLSLITTAGCFHLGHLLQHRVSHQLRLGFLFHSSSSCFFKKLSRLGHVPRLKDVWCEKDLQFKEFNFLQLSKDTLTATYSTCSSFFNGGETRKDFGNDRASHSKISSRNSFNGRRWTNILLAVNVLIFIAQTATQGQLLLWGAKINSLIDKGQFWRLVTSSFLHANIGHLMVNCYSLNSLGPSAENISGPRRFLAVYFASAISSSVMSYWFCKAPAVGASGAIFGLCLIQVGAVAVFATRHRQLVGRGKEDLQHIAQVIVLNMVIGLFSKGIDNWGHHIC, from the exons ATGGTTGGTTCAGCTTTCCCACAACCATTGTGGTTCAGTGTATCGGAGGTGGGCCCCGCACCCACAAGCCTCAGTCTGATAACCACCGCAGGTTGTTTCCACCTCGGCCACCTTCTCCAACACCGTGTCAGTCACCAGCTCCGCCTCGGGTTTCTTTTTCATTCCTCCTCCTCTTGCTTCTTCAAG AAACTCTCTCGTCTTGGTCATGTGCCTAGATTGAAGGATGTGTGGTGTGAAAAAGACCTCCAATTCAAGGAATTTAATTTTCTTCAGTTATCAAAAGATACTTTGACAGCCACATACTCAACTTGTTCATCCTTCTTTAATGGGGGAGAAACTAGAAAGGACTTTGGAAATGATAGGGCATCTCACTCGAAGATATCAAGTAGAAATTCATTCAATGGAAGAAGATGGACCAATATTCTGCTTGCTGTTAATGTCTT AATTTTCATTGCACAAACTGCAACACAGGGGCAGCTACTATTATGGGGAGCTAAG ATAAATAGTCTCATTGACAAAGGACAATTCTGGAGGCTGGTCACTTCTTCATTTTTGCATGCTAACATTGGGCACCTAATG GTTAACTGTTATTCTCTGAATTCACTTGGTCCTAGCGCGGAGAACATCAGCGGTCCTAGGAGATTCCTTGCAGTTTACTTTGCCTCAGCAATTTCAA GTTCTGTGATGAGTTATTGGTTCTGCAAAGCGCCTGCAGTTGGCGCGTCAGGAGCAATCTTTGGATTA TGTTTGATTCAGGTTGGAGCAGTTGCTGTATTTGCCACAAGGCATAGACAACTGGTTGGACGTGGCAAAGAAGATCTGCAACACATAGCACAGGTTATTGTTCTGAATATG GTTATTGGGCTATTTTCCAAAGGCATTGATAACTGGGGACAT CACATTTGTTGA
- the LOC126706088 gene encoding RHOMBOID-like protein 10, chloroplastic isoform X3, with translation MVGSAFPQPLWFSVSEVGPAPTSLSLITTAGCFHLGHLLQHRVSHQLRLGFLFHSSSSCFFKKLSRLGHVPRLKDVWCEKDLQFKEFNFLQLSKDTLTATYSTCSSFFNGGETRKDFGNDRASHSKISSRNSFNGRRWTNILLAVNVLIFIAQTATQGQLLLWGAKINSLIDKGQFWRLVTSSFLHANIGHLMVNCYSLNSLGPSAENISGPRRFLAVYFASAISSSVMSYWFCKAPAVGASGAIFGLCLIQVGAVAVFATRHRQLVGRGKEDLQHIAQVIVLNMLGGFLGGAAASWLLGPSWKYESMSSDGRRIFADRAPIFYLIKKKREQK, from the exons ATGGTTGGTTCAGCTTTCCCACAACCATTGTGGTTCAGTGTATCGGAGGTGGGCCCCGCACCCACAAGCCTCAGTCTGATAACCACCGCAGGTTGTTTCCACCTCGGCCACCTTCTCCAACACCGTGTCAGTCACCAGCTCCGCCTCGGGTTTCTTTTTCATTCCTCCTCCTCTTGCTTCTTCAAG AAACTCTCTCGTCTTGGTCATGTGCCTAGATTGAAGGATGTGTGGTGTGAAAAAGACCTCCAATTCAAGGAATTTAATTTTCTTCAGTTATCAAAAGATACTTTGACAGCCACATACTCAACTTGTTCATCCTTCTTTAATGGGGGAGAAACTAGAAAGGACTTTGGAAATGATAGGGCATCTCACTCGAAGATATCAAGTAGAAATTCATTCAATGGAAGAAGATGGACCAATATTCTGCTTGCTGTTAATGTCTT AATTTTCATTGCACAAACTGCAACACAGGGGCAGCTACTATTATGGGGAGCTAAG ATAAATAGTCTCATTGACAAAGGACAATTCTGGAGGCTGGTCACTTCTTCATTTTTGCATGCTAACATTGGGCACCTAATG GTTAACTGTTATTCTCTGAATTCACTTGGTCCTAGCGCGGAGAACATCAGCGGTCCTAGGAGATTCCTTGCAGTTTACTTTGCCTCAGCAATTTCAA GTTCTGTGATGAGTTATTGGTTCTGCAAAGCGCCTGCAGTTGGCGCGTCAGGAGCAATCTTTGGATTA TGTTTGATTCAGGTTGGAGCAGTTGCTGTATTTGCCACAAGGCATAGACAACTGGTTGGACGTGGCAAAGAAGATCTGCAACACATAGCACAGGTTATTGTTCTGAATATG TTAGGAGGCTTTCTTGGTGGAGCTGCTGCATCATGGCTTCTTGGTCCTTCATGGAAGTATGAGTCCATGTCAAGTGATGGTCGAAGAATTTTTGCTGACAGAGCGCCGATATTCTACCTCATCAAGAAGAAAAGGGAACAAAAGTGA
- the LOC126706661 gene encoding elongation of fatty acids protein 3-like, which yields MKMIISSLQYWLVNHPTILHFSWTQGQTPASTPLFLSLILISYLSLTYILSHHHLQLHAIPIPIHILKPISALHNLTLLLLSLIMAIGCTLSSLTHPPNFNYIICFPPNTSPSGPLFFWAYIFYLSKILEFGDTLLIILTNSIQRLTFLHVYHHATVLIMCYLWLHTSQSLFPVALITNALVHLVMYTYYLLCAMGVRPKWKRLVTNIQIVQFVFSFAISGLMLYHHFTGSGCSGIWGWCFNAVFNASLLALFVDFHAKSYANRKKMMMGPGPKDKGL from the coding sequence atgaagatgattatATCATCCCTCCAATACTGGCTTGTGAACCACCCAACCATCCTCCATTTCTCATGGACCCAAGGCCAAACCCCAGCCTCCAcccctctcttcctctctctcattctcatcTCCTATCTCTCCCTCACTTACATCCTCTCTCATCATCATCTCCAACTCCACGCAATCCCAATCCCAATCCACATCCTCAAACCCATCTCAGCCCTCCACAACCTCACTCTCCTCCTCCTCTCTCTCATCATGGCCATTGGTTGCACTCTCTCAAGCCTCACACACCCACctaattttaattatatcatTTGTTTCCCACCCAATACCTCTCCCTCTGGGCCCCTCTTCTTCTGGGCCTACATCTTCTACCTCTCCAAGATTTTAGAATTTGGTGACACCCTTTTGATCATTCTCACTAATTCCATCCAACGCTTGACCTTCCTCCACGTTTACCACCACGCGACGGTCCTGATCATGTGCTACCTTTGGCTACACACTTCTCAGTCTCTGTTCCCTGTGGCACTAATCACCAATGCGTTGGTGCACCTCGTAATGTACACCTACTACTTATTGTGCGCAATGGGTGTGCGCCCCAAGTGGAAGAGATTGGTCACAAATATCCAGATTGTGCAATTCGTTTTCAGCTTTGCGATTTCGGGTCTGATGTTGTATCACCACTTTACCGGCTCCGGGTGCTCCGGGATTTGGGGTTGGTGCTTCAATGCTGTTTTCAATGCCTCTCTTTTGGCTCTTTTTGTGGACTTTCATGCTAAGAGTTATGCGAAtcggaagaagatgatgatgggTCCCGGTCCCAAGGATAAAGGATTATGA